Genomic DNA from Carnobacterium divergens DSM 20623:
TTGAAGCTAAAAAAAGAAGTGGTAGCTTAATTACTGCTAATTTAGCTTTACAAGAAGGGCGCGAAGTTTTTTCAGTTCCTGGAAGTATTTTAAGCTCTTATTCAAAAGGAACCAATGAACTTCTTTTAAATGGAGCAAAATGTGTTGTAGATGCCGAACAAATCTTAGAAGATTTGTAAAAATAATAAAAAAATTTTTTAAAAATTAAATAAAGGCTGGAAACACCTTAATATCAACGTCGTTATCTATTAGAACCTCTTTATTTTTAATTTTTCCTACTATATAAATACAAAATTTTAGAACAGTTAGTTGACAAAGTGCTACTAGATGGCATAAGATGATAAACGATTTCAGTTTTTAATTTATCATTAAATAAAAGCTCATTCGAAAGGAGCAACTTTGTGGCCTATAAATATTTGGTGATTGTTGAATCACCTGCAAAAGCAAAAACTATTGAAAAATACCTAGGGAAAAATTATAAAGTAGTCGCTAGTCTAGGACATATTAGAGATCTTCCAAAAAGTAAAATGGGTGTTGACGTTGAAAATAACTATGAACCTCACTATATCTCAATTCGAGGTAAAGGTGACTTAATTAAGGAATTAAAAAAGTTTGCTAAAAAAGCAGACAAAGTTTATCTCGCAGCCGATCCAGATAGAGAAGGGGAAGCTATCGCATGGCACCTTTCACACTTACTGAATCTGGATATTGAAGATAAAAATAGAGTGGTTTTCAATGAAATTACTAAAGAGGCTGTTAAAGAAGCATTTAAAGAACCTCGTTCGATTAATATGGATTTAGTCGATTCACAACAAGCTAGACGTATCTTAGATCGATTAGTAGGTTATACAATCAGCCCTATTTTATGGAAAAAAGTAAAAAAAGGACTTAGTGCAGGTCGCGTTCAATCCGTTGCATTAAAATTGATTATTGACCGTGAAAAAGAAATTATCGCTTTTAAACCAGAAGAGTACTGGACGATTGGTGGAAATTTCAAAAAAGGAACGAAAAAGTTTAAAGCGAATTTTTATGGCTTAAAAAACAAAAAAGTAGCCTTGAAAAATACTGAAGAAGTACAAGAAGTTATTAAAAGATTAGATGGTCCTGATTTTGAAGTTACTAATGTTACAAAAAAAGAACGCAAACGAAATGCAGCTCTTCCTTTTACAACAAGTAGCTTACAACAAGAAGCTGCACGTAAATTAAACTTTAGAACAAGAAAAACGATGATGGTTGCCCAACAATTATACGAAGGAATTTCACTTGGACGTGGCGGTGCAGTTGGTTTGATTACTTATATGAGAACCGATTCAACTCGAATTGCAGATAGCGCTAAAGCTGAAGCAGCTGAATTTATCGTAAAAGAATATGGTGAGGAATATTCTGCAACCAAATTTAAAAAATCAAAAAATGCTCAAGGTGCGCAAGATGCCCATGAAGCGATTCGTCCTTCAAGTGTGCTTAGAACACCTACAGAATTAGAAAAGCATCTATCAAAAGATCAATTAAAACTTTATAAGTTAATTTGGTCGCGATTTGTAGCTAGTCAAATGACACCAGCAGTTTTTGACACAATGAAAGTTGATTTGGTTCAAAATGATGTCTTATTTAGAGCAAATGGTCAAAAAATTAAATTTGCAGGATTCACTAAAGTTTATATTGAAGGCAATGACGAAGGTAAAGAAGAAAAGGACAATATTCTTCCTGAGATGGAAAAAGGGGATACTGTTAAATCAGTTGATATTGAACCTAAACAACACTTTACTCAACCACCTGCTCGTTTTACTGAAGCAACCTTAATTCGTTCTCTTGAAGAAAATGGCGTAGGGAGACCTTCCACATATGCACCTACATTAGAGACGATTCAACGTCGCTACTATGTAAAATTACAAAGCAAACGTTTTGAGCCAACAGAACTAGGCGATATCGTAAATACCATGATTGTGGAGTTTTTCCCACAAATTGTTGACATTCATTTCACTGCTGAAATGGAACAA
This window encodes:
- the topA gene encoding type I DNA topoisomerase, yielding MAYKYLVIVESPAKAKTIEKYLGKNYKVVASLGHIRDLPKSKMGVDVENNYEPHYISIRGKGDLIKELKKFAKKADKVYLAADPDREGEAIAWHLSHLLNLDIEDKNRVVFNEITKEAVKEAFKEPRSINMDLVDSQQARRILDRLVGYTISPILWKKVKKGLSAGRVQSVALKLIIDREKEIIAFKPEEYWTIGGNFKKGTKKFKANFYGLKNKKVALKNTEEVQEVIKRLDGPDFEVTNVTKKERKRNAALPFTTSSLQQEAARKLNFRTRKTMMVAQQLYEGISLGRGGAVGLITYMRTDSTRIADSAKAEAAEFIVKEYGEEYSATKFKKSKNAQGAQDAHEAIRPSSVLRTPTELEKHLSKDQLKLYKLIWSRFVASQMTPAVFDTMKVDLVQNDVLFRANGQKIKFAGFTKVYIEGNDEGKEEKDNILPEMEKGDTVKSVDIEPKQHFTQPPARFTEATLIRSLEENGVGRPSTYAPTLETIQRRYYVKLQSKRFEPTELGDIVNTMIVEFFPQIVDIHFTAEMEQQLDHVEEGKENWVGVIDRFYKPFAIEVEKAEEGIEKIQIKDEPAGFDCELCGHPMVIKLGRYGKFYACSNFPECRNTKAIVKEIGVTCPTCKKGNVIERKSKKNRLFYGCDKYPECEFVSWDKPVGRDCPKCEHYLVEKKLKGGKQVVCSNCDYQEAVQK